Part of the Desulfurispira natronophila genome, AACTCGTAGACCGTTATTCCGTCGAAGTTACTGTCATCTACCTGCAGTGCCAGAGCTTTTATGCAGTCAAAGCGAAAGTGAATAATATCCCGGGCCCACGAGTGCTCCACCAGCTCCAGCGCCGAGATAGCTGCTTGCTGATAAGGTGAGATGAAGAGCTCAATGCCAGTGCGCTCTCGCAACTTCTCATAATCCAGGTGCTCATTGTTAATGCGAGCAACGCGCCGCCCTACTGGTACAACATCCGCCACCAGTATCGATGCCAGAATATTGACAGCATCATTATTGGTTACGGCAATACAGACATCTAGAGACGACTCTTTTTTGCGCAGGACCTCATAGACCTCTGGGTCGGTAGCGTCGCCTCGAACAGCAAGAATATCCAGATCCTCAGAAACCTTGCTCAGGCGGTCAGGATCGTCGTCGATAATAGTGACATCGTTGTGGGGTGAGAAGACCTTGGCCACCTCGCGCCCCACACGCCCGGCACCGATAACCAGTATGTGCATTTATTCCTCATTGGCAGTGAGAAGTTATGGTGATAGTAAATCAGGGTTCACGGCTGTGACGAAATGGTTCTGACACGCGCCATTCGGGATTGTTAATTTTCTGTTGTATTTTCCGGGCTTACTTGCTGCTCCAGATGGGTAATACGACGTTCAATGTTAATGGCAGCCCGGCTACTGTCAGCGTGCTCCAGGGCTTGGCGATAGTACTCCAGGGCATTGAGATCATCTTCCAGCATGTCATAGGCGTAGGCTATGCGGTGATAAGTGTTCAGGCGCATGGTGGAGTTTTCGGGCTGTACCTGCAGGTAGTAGGCTATAGCCTGTTCGTACTCCTCAATTTCCAGGGCGCTGTTCCCAGCCATGTACATGATCAGATATCGCTCTTCTCCATGATAGTCATAGGTTTCCAGCACGTCAAAGAACTCGTCAAACTCACGGCTCTGGTAGAGGTCAGTCAGATAGTTGTAGAGAGCTTCGTCAGAGGGGAAGTTCTCGTAGAGCTGCCGGGATATGTCCAGAACTGGCATGTCTTCCTCGTGCCGAATGGTGTACTCCATGGCGTAAAAGGGGTAGAGATCCTGGGGCTCCCGGTAGGAGTCCAAGGCCTGGCCAATGTGGGACAGGGCCTCGTGAGGCTTGCCAAGTTTGTGCAATGAGCGCACCATCAGCAGGTGCAGGTAGGGGTTGACCTCTTCAAGGCTGTCATAGCGGCGGGCATACTCCTGATATTTTCCTTCATTGTAGAGTTTTCGTTGATACAGATGAGAGAATTCCTGTGAGCAGGTGGCAAACTCTTCAAACCAGTGCAACTCCAGCTGATTAAAGTTGGAGTCAAGATACTGGGAGAGAAAGGGGTAGATTGTTTTGTCTGGTTCAAACTCACGGCAGAACTCCAGTCCTTTTTGCAGTCCCTCGTCCTGGTTATCGGTATTGATGGCCAGCATGACGTACTGGGTCATAATGTCCCGCGATGGTCCCGGCTCCAGCTTTTCAAGCTCTACAACCATATCAAAGGCGAAGCCAAAGTCCTCTTCGGCTATGGCGGCATTGACCAGGTAGTAGTGGAGATTGATAGCGTCGTTCAGCTCAACCGCATCCACCTGGACGCGATTGCCATACAGAATAGCCAGGTCGTAATTGCCAAGATGGTAATGGGCCTTGGTGCGCTCCAGTAATACCAGTTGGTGGTGCTCATAGTCGTCGGGAATGCTTTCCAGGTAGTCGATGGCATCCAGGTAGTCGCCAAGTTCATTGGCTATGCTGGCTTTTGAGTGCCAGGTGGAAATACTCTGCGGGTGTTGGGCAGCAAATTTCCGATAGTAGCGCAGAGCGTTGCGCAAGTCGCCGAGGAGCTCGTAGCAGCGGGCCATGTACTCGTGGTTGTGGTTGCTGATTTCGTCGTCGTGATCTTTGGAGGCCGAGATGAGAAACCAGCGCAGGGCTTCCTTGTAGTTTTCCATCCCGAATTTGGCTACTCCCAGCAGGTGCAGAGCATAGGAGTCTTCGGTATGCTCCTCCACGTATTCGCGCAGTATTTGCTGTGCTTCTTGGTAAAAGCCATCCTCCAGCATCTGTTTGGCAACATTGAGGTCGTCGGGGCCGGGGCTCTGTGCCAGAGCAGAGTGAGTTGTGGCAAGAGCGAGCAGTATTGCCAGTAGCAGGCCCTGGCAAGTTTTTGCGACACTATGCCTTATAGACACAGGTGCCCCCGTAGTAGGTGGAAACTGGCAACCCCTGAACCTGCTGCCCGAGGAAGGGTGAGTTGTGCGATTTGGAAGCGAAGAAGTCATCGCCTACAATATCTTTGCGCTCAAGATCCACCAGCACCAGGTCGGCGCGGGCGCCTGGTGCCAAGGTACCAATCTGTGTATTGCGTCCCAGAATGCGGGCAGGCGTAGTGCTTAGCCGCTCTATCAGTTGTCGAAGACTCAGAACATTTTCCCGTACCAGGTGCAGGGTCAGCGGCAGGGCGGTCTCAAGGCCTATGACCCCGAAAGCAGCGTGGTCAAAGTCTTTTTCCTTGTCCGTGATGGCGTGGGGAGCGTGATCGGTGGCGATGACGTCAATGGTACCATCTGCCAGCCCTTCAAGGCATGCCAGTCGATCATCTTCTGAGCGCAGTGGCGGGTTCATTTTGTAGTTGGTGTCGTAGGTGGTAATAAGGCTGTCATTAAGGAAGAGGTGGTGAGGAGCGACCTCCGCCGTGACCGGTAGTCCCTGCGCCTTGGCGTTGCGGATCAGCTCCACGCTGCGCCGGGTAGAAATATGGCAAAAATGTACCGGGCAGCCGGTGTAGTAGGCCAGCTCGATATCCCTGGCCACCATGAGGGACTCCTTAATGTCGGGAATACCCTTGAGGCCAGCTTTGGATGAGTAGACTCCCTCATGCACCACGCCACCACGCCCCACATAGGGGTCCTCGTTGTGTACGGCGATCAGGGCACCAAACATGGAAGCGTACTCAAGGGCTATGCGCATGACTTCGCTGTTGTCAACATTGCGGCCATCTTCACTGAATCCAATAGCCCCCGCTTCCATCATTTCAGCCATGGGGGCAATGGTCTCGCCTTTCATGCCCAGGGTAATGGTGCCAAAAGGCAGCACGGAGCACTTCCCGTAGGCGCGGGCTTTTTCCACCATATAGCCGGTAGTGGTTTTACTGTCATTGACGGGAGTGGTGTTGGGCATACAGCAGATGGTGGTAAAACCGCCCTTGACAGCGGCGTCACACCCGGTGTGAATGTCCTCTTTCCACTCCTGGCCGGGGTCGCGCAGGTGCACGTGCAGATCCACCAGGCCAGGGAAGGCGTGCAGGCCGGAGGCGTCGATAACTTCTGCTTCGCCTCCGCTGAGTCCGCTGCCGACTTCGGCAATAAGACCGTTGCGATCAATGAGAATATCTTTGACTCCGTCCGTATCGGTTGCCGGATCGACAACATGGGCATTGCGAATCAATTTCATATGGCACCTTCTGTGTTTATATGTTTTTGCAGCTGTGCTTGCGCTTACTGAACGGTGAGTTGACCAAAGCGTCGCTTGCCAACCTTGAGGACACATTCGCCGGGTTGCTGCAGTTCGTAGGCAGAGTCCCTGATGACCGTGCCATCCAGGCTTACCGCACCCTGTTCTATCAGGCGTCGGGCTTCACCGTTACTTTTTGCAAAGCCAATGGAGGCGATAAAGGTACTGAGGCGACGATCAGCTGAGTTGAGCGCAAAGGTAAAGGCTGGCATGTCCTCCGGGTTTTCTCCTTTGGCAAAGACCTGCTCGAAATATTGCTGGGCCTTTATGCCCGCACCTTCACCGTGGTAGCGGTCAACGATTTCCCGACCCAGAGTGGCCTTGACCTCCTTGGGGTGAGAGCTGCCATCTTTGATGGAGCAGCGCATTTGCTCTATGGTCTCCAGGGTGCGATCACTGAGAAGCTCAAAGTAGCGAAACATCAATTCGTCCGATATGGACATGATCTTGCCAAACATATCATTGGGAGCCTCGGTAACCCCAATGTAATTGCCGAGGGATTTGGACATCTTGTTGACCCCATCGGTGCCCTCCAGGATGGGCATGGTAAGGACAATCTGCTGTTCCTGACCGTAGCGGCGCTGCAATGTGCGACCCATGAGGAGGTTGAACTTTTGGTCGGTCCCGCCCAGCTCTACGTCGGCTTTCATAAACACAGAATCGTAGCCCTGGAAGAGGGGGTAGAAGAACTCCACCAGGCTGATCTCTCCGCCGCTGGTGTAGCGCTGATGAAAGTCATCCCGCTCCAGCATGCGGGCCACGGTGGTTTTTCCCGCCAGCTCCATAAGCGAGCGCACATCCAGTTTTCCGAGCCAGTGGGAGTTAAAGACGATTTTGGTCTTCTCCCGGTCGAGGATCTTGAATATCTGGGTCTTATAGGTTTCGGCATTGGCCATAACCTCTTCACGGGTGAGCATTTTTCGGGTCTCATTTTTCCCGGAAGGGTCGCCAATCATGCCAGTAAAATCGCCAATGAGAAACTGAACCTCGTGGCCAAGCTGTTGAAAGTGTGAAAGCTTCTGCATCAGCACGGTGTGGCCAAGGTGCAGATCAGGTGCCGTTGGGTCAAAGCCTGCCTTGACAATGAGGGGACGATCCTCAGCCAGCTTCTGGCGCAGCTCATTTTCGTCGATAAGGTCAACGCAGCCACGCCGGATCAGCGCAATCTGCTCGTCAATAGAATGGGAAGCCATATATATCCTCCTCAAGTGTGTCGCGATATGATGTGGTGGTATTTTCAGTAACTCCGGGTTTATGCAGTATGCGCATATCTCACCCAGCATGGCAAATGGCAAACTGAGAAGTCTTATACCACGGCAGGCAAGGCAGGGGAAACAGGAAAGGCTAGGAGGGGCTTTTCAGGGCACTTCCCACATTCAATGATCAGGGTTTTCTGTTGTTTGACGCCGGGGAGTGTTGTAAAAGACAGGTATTTTACGTTATTCACCCGGTTAATCGGCGAAGTTGGAGCTGAACGCTATGTCAAAAATTACCAGTCGGGAGCAGTTTCTCGCCTACCATGAGCAGTACGGACGCTTTCTGCTGCGTTGCGATATTCCCGGCGATCTTTTTACGCCGGTTCTTATCGGCCGCATTCTCAATGCTCCGTTTATCTTTGAGTCGGTGGAGACCAAGGGAAAGTGGAGTCGCTATACGTTTATTGGTGTAGAAAAAGGAGACGAGGTCGTTGTTGATCACCAGGGCCAGCTGCTGCTGAACGGTGAGATTCTTGACCGGGAGCCACTGGAGTACCTGAACTCCCTCCTGCAGGACCGGGGTTATGGCAAAGATCCCTCACTGCCAGACTTTACAGGTGGCTATGTCGGTCATATTGGATACGACGCTGCGCGTCTTTTTGAGAAGCTTCCGCGTCATCGCCAGGATGAGCTGCAGCTACCAATGGTTCATCTTTTCGAATTTCGCAAGTTGCTGATTATTGATAACTGGACCAGCACGGTAACCGTGCTGTTTAATCTTGCTGAAGCAGCCGAGTATGACGAAGGGCTGCGCCAAATGAATCAGCTTGTTGCTCGCCTCCAGAACGCGCCCATTGCCTATGCTCCACCTTCGGGGCAAAAGCTCAATATCGATTACCGTTTCCCTAAAGACGACTATATGCAGAGCGTACGCCGCATTAAAGAGGATATTTATCGGGGGGAAATCATTCAGGCGGTGCTTAGTCAACGTATGAAAGTCAGCGCCCAGGTTGATCCCTTCACCGTCTATCGTGCGTTGCGGCGGGTGAACCCTTCGCCTTACACGTTTTTGCTGGACTTCGGGGACTATCGACTCATCGGATCATCGCCTGAGATGCACCTCAAGGTGAAGGACGACAAGGCCTACTTGCGACCCATAGCCGGCACCCGCAAGATATCGGAGGATCCTCAGGAGAATGTTCGCTTGGAGCAGGAACTGCTGGCGGACAGCAAGGAGATCTCCGAGCACGTTATGCTGGTTGATTTGGCTCGCAACGATCTGGGGCGTTTCTGCCGTACTGGTTCGGTAGAAGTGACTCAACTGATGGTGGTAGAGCACTACTCCCACGTCATGCACATGGTCTCCAATGTCAGTGGCGCCGTTGATCCCTCTACCAGTAAAGGTCTTCTGAGTATGTTAGGGGATACTTTTCCTGCAGGAACGGTCTCCGGTGCCCCCAAGATCCGCGCCATGGAAATTATTGCCGAGCATGAAGCATTGTCCCGCGGCATATACAGTGGCGTAGTGGGATACTTTGACTACGCCGGAAACATGGATACCTGTATAGCTATACGAACCCTTATTAACAAGGGGAGCGACGAGTACTATGTTCAGTCCGGCGCAGGTATTGTTGCCGAGAGCGACCCGCTGAAAGAGCATGAAGAGTGCCAGAACAAGGCCGCTGCCATGATGCGTGCCCTGGAGCTGGCCATGACCATGGAGGTAGCCCATGTTGCTGATGATCGATAATTACGACTCTTTTACCTACAATATTGTCCAGATTGTTGCCAAGTACGTTCCTACCAAGGTCGTACGACCTGATGAATTCAGCGTGGAGCAGCTGTTGGAGTTGGCACCTCAGCGCATCATTCTTTCTCCAGGGCCTTCCAGCCCGGATCTCGAAGGTCTGTGCGCCCAGGTAGTGCATCAGGCCACCGTTCCCGTACTGGGCGTTTGTCTGGGACATCAGACCATTATAGCCGCACTGGGCGGTACGGTGGAGCCTTCCGGCAATGTTTTTCACGGCAAAAGCACGAGCATCACCCACGATGAGAGTTTTCTTTTTCGTGCTATTCCCCAAAACATCAAGGTGGGGCGTTATCACTCATTGGTGGGCCGAGCTCCCTTACCTTCGGAGTTGCGCATTACTGCCAGTACCGCTGACGGTACCATCATGGCTATTGAGCACGTTAGTCGACCTCTATACGGCATTCAGTTTCATCCGGAAAGTATCCTGAGTCAATATGGCGAAGATATACTGTGTAACTTTCTTGAAGTGACGCGGAGAGATGGAGCGGATCACCACATTCCCCTGGCAGTGTGAGCGCAGGGGGGAAGCCTGTACTTTTTCAAAGGTTCATGAAACACCTGGTGCCAGTAGCCTTGCGGGTTTTGCTGGACAGGCCTCACACTCGTTGGGTGGGCCAGGGGGGAACGCTCTCTTTCAGGCTCTGCACTGCGTGTTGCCTCAGCCGGTAGTTTCGTGGAACGCGGTATGGCACCAGCGGCAAACCCAGCCATTGATGATGCTTGTTTGTCGCCCCAACTTCAGGCAAAGAGACGAGTGTAAAGATGGCAGGTTTGAGCGAACGGAAATTTTGATATTAACACGCAACCAGAAAACGTGGAGTTGTCATGAGCGATACACCCATTCTGCCTGAGCCAGCTCCGGCCCGACGTGTAGACTCTCAAACCGTAGAGCGTCAGTTTCAGGCAGTACTCAGCTACCACAAGAGCGATACATTCCTGGATGCTTTTTCGCAACCCCTGCTGGTGCTGAACGAGACTCGGCAGATTGTGTTTTGTAATTTGGCTTTCATGGAGCTTGTTGGGGAGTATGACCGTCAGCAGGTTCGGGGGAAGCGGCCTGGAGATATTCTGGGCTGTACCAGAGCGGTGGGGCAAAGCGAAGACTGTGGCACCAGTCAGCATTGTCGTACTTGTGGTGCCCTCAGTGCTATTTTGGAGAGCCTGGATGGGCAGCCTTGTTATCACGAATGTTTGCTCAACCGCTTCGATGGCCACCAGGAGGAATCGCTGGAAATCGGAGTGACTGCTCGCCCTTTGCTCATTGACAATGAAGACTACGCCGTCATTACTCTCACTAATATCAGCGGTGAAAAGCGGCGCCAGAGTCTGGAGCGCATCTTTTTTCACGATATCCTTAATACCGCTGGCAGCCTGCAGGGGTATACCGACATATTGGCAGAACATCTCAGGGAGCTCAAACTGAGCTCTGAGGATGGTGTTGATCCCGGCAGGGTAGTCAGTACTCTGCAAGTTATCGCCCGTCAGCTTATTGATGAAATTCGTGAGCAGCAGGATCTATTGCTGGCAGAGA contains:
- a CDS encoding tetratricopeptide repeat protein; translated protein: MSIRHSVAKTCQGLLLAILLALATTHSALAQSPGPDDLNVAKQMLEDGFYQEAQQILREYVEEHTEDSYALHLLGVAKFGMENYKEALRWFLISASKDHDDEISNHNHEYMARCYELLGDLRNALRYYRKFAAQHPQSISTWHSKASIANELGDYLDAIDYLESIPDDYEHHQLVLLERTKAHYHLGNYDLAILYGNRVQVDAVELNDAINLHYYLVNAAIAEEDFGFAFDMVVELEKLEPGPSRDIMTQYVMLAINTDNQDEGLQKGLEFCREFEPDKTIYPFLSQYLDSNFNQLELHWFEEFATCSQEFSHLYQRKLYNEGKYQEYARRYDSLEEVNPYLHLLMVRSLHKLGKPHEALSHIGQALDSYREPQDLYPFYAMEYTIRHEEDMPVLDISRQLYENFPSDEALYNYLTDLYQSREFDEFFDVLETYDYHGEERYLIMYMAGNSALEIEEYEQAIAYYLQVQPENSTMRLNTYHRIAYAYDMLEDDLNALEYYRQALEHADSSRAAINIERRITHLEQQVSPENTTEN
- the tyrS gene encoding tyrosine--tRNA ligase codes for the protein MASHSIDEQIALIRRGCVDLIDENELRQKLAEDRPLIVKAGFDPTAPDLHLGHTVLMQKLSHFQQLGHEVQFLIGDFTGMIGDPSGKNETRKMLTREEVMANAETYKTQIFKILDREKTKIVFNSHWLGKLDVRSLMELAGKTTVARMLERDDFHQRYTSGGEISLVEFFYPLFQGYDSVFMKADVELGGTDQKFNLLMGRTLQRRYGQEQQIVLTMPILEGTDGVNKMSKSLGNYIGVTEAPNDMFGKIMSISDELMFRYFELLSDRTLETIEQMRCSIKDGSSHPKEVKATLGREIVDRYHGEGAGIKAQQYFEQVFAKGENPEDMPAFTFALNSADRRLSTFIASIGFAKSNGEARRLIEQGAVSLDGTVIRDSAYELQQPGECVLKVGKRRFGQLTVQ
- a CDS encoding dihydroorotase; this encodes MKLIRNAHVVDPATDTDGVKDILIDRNGLIAEVGSGLSGGEAEVIDASGLHAFPGLVDLHVHLRDPGQEWKEDIHTGCDAAVKGGFTTICCMPNTTPVNDSKTTTGYMVEKARAYGKCSVLPFGTITLGMKGETIAPMAEMMEAGAIGFSEDGRNVDNSEVMRIALEYASMFGALIAVHNEDPYVGRGGVVHEGVYSSKAGLKGIPDIKESLMVARDIELAYYTGCPVHFCHISTRRSVELIRNAKAQGLPVTAEVAPHHLFLNDSLITTYDTNYKMNPPLRSEDDRLACLEGLADGTIDVIATDHAPHAITDKEKDFDHAAFGVIGLETALPLTLHLVRENVLSLRQLIERLSTTPARILGRNTQIGTLAPGARADLVLVDLERKDIVGDDFFASKSHNSPFLGQQVQGLPVSTYYGGTCVYKA
- a CDS encoding anthranilate synthase component II — protein: MLLMIDNYDSFTYNIVQIVAKYVPTKVVRPDEFSVEQLLELAPQRIILSPGPSSPDLEGLCAQVVHQATVPVLGVCLGHQTIIAALGGTVEPSGNVFHGKSTSITHDESFLFRAIPQNIKVGRYHSLVGRAPLPSELRITASTADGTIMAIEHVSRPLYGIQFHPESILSQYGEDILCNFLEVTRRDGADHHIPLAV
- a CDS encoding anthranilate synthase component I family protein, which codes for MSKITSREQFLAYHEQYGRFLLRCDIPGDLFTPVLIGRILNAPFIFESVETKGKWSRYTFIGVEKGDEVVVDHQGQLLLNGEILDREPLEYLNSLLQDRGYGKDPSLPDFTGGYVGHIGYDAARLFEKLPRHRQDELQLPMVHLFEFRKLLIIDNWTSTVTVLFNLAEAAEYDEGLRQMNQLVARLQNAPIAYAPPSGQKLNIDYRFPKDDYMQSVRRIKEDIYRGEIIQAVLSQRMKVSAQVDPFTVYRALRRVNPSPYTFLLDFGDYRLIGSSPEMHLKVKDDKAYLRPIAGTRKISEDPQENVRLEQELLADSKEISEHVMLVDLARNDLGRFCRTGSVEVTQLMVVEHYSHVMHMVSNVSGAVDPSTSKGLLSMLGDTFPAGTVSGAPKIRAMEIIAEHEALSRGIYSGVVGYFDYAGNMDTCIAIRTLINKGSDEYYVQSGAGIVAESDPLKEHEECQNKAAAMMRALELAMTMEVAHVADDR
- a CDS encoding ATP-binding protein; translation: MSDTPILPEPAPARRVDSQTVERQFQAVLSYHKSDTFLDAFSQPLLVLNETRQIVFCNLAFMELVGEYDRQQVRGKRPGDILGCTRAVGQSEDCGTSQHCRTCGALSAILESLDGQPCYHECLLNRFDGHQEESLEIGVTARPLLIDNEDYAVITLTNISGEKRRQSLERIFFHDILNTAGSLQGYTDILAEHLRELKLSSEDGVDPGRVVSTLQVIARQLIDEIREQQDLLLAENNQLEVQREPVSSLAILTVVVGQYLGQRIADKRTIKIDPESPDISFTSSSLLLRRVLGNMLKNALEASREGQTVRVGCRILEGEVEFWVHNESVISPEVQLQVFQRSFSTKGKERGLGTYSMKLITERYLGGTVTFDVCAKTGTTFRARYPCR